One Candidatus Methylomirabilota bacterium DNA segment encodes these proteins:
- a CDS encoding hydantoinase/oxoprolinase family protein: MLRVGIDVGGTFTDLVAVDESGRVTLAKSASTPADPSIGVLDGIGLLAQELSLGTAALLARTEVIVHGTTVATNALLERKGATVGMLTTAGHRDIVEMREGLKDDRYNLRMPPPVPLVPRARRLDVRERMRFDGKVETPLDRGSATAAIRRLARDGVQSVAVCYLHAYRDGRHERETRALVARLLPDAYVSLSSEVLPQIKEYERFGTTVVNAYVGPVLAGYLGRLERRLGDAGYRGRVLIMQSHGGVATIADSVRLAAGAVLSGPAGGIAGSAHCARVVGEGDLITFDMGGTSTDIALLERGEPHLTGDKAVGGNKVALPSIDIHTLGAGGGSIARVDAGGILHVGPESAGAVPGPACYGGGGVEATVTDANVVLGLLDPANFLGGRTRLDAGAAEKAVARVARGLGMSPVAAAEGICRVVNTNMAEGIRLVSVRRGADPRRFALLAFGGAAGLHITQVARMLEINRVFVPRVASVLSAWGMLATDLRYEMVRTHVGEAREIGTVRLRRRFSEMEAEGRKRLGDFAGEISVRRSVDMRYGEQTFEIGVPLDGVDIDAPDLMEQVVARFHARHEALYTYSAPGQEVVLVNARLAVIGRLPALPSDEARPLRPPVTAPRLRRAYLGRWMEVPVHDMDALAPGQEVKGPALFESATTTVVIRQDERAVVSPEGWLDIAIG, encoded by the coding sequence ATGCTTCGCGTCGGCATCGACGTCGGAGGGACGTTCACCGATCTGGTCGCGGTGGACGAGTCGGGCCGTGTCACGCTGGCGAAGTCGGCGTCCACGCCAGCGGACCCATCCATTGGTGTGCTGGACGGCATCGGGCTGCTCGCCCAGGAGCTCTCGCTCGGCACGGCGGCCCTGTTGGCCCGCACCGAGGTGATCGTGCACGGGACCACGGTCGCGACCAACGCCCTCCTCGAGCGCAAGGGGGCCACGGTGGGCATGCTCACCACCGCCGGGCACCGCGACATCGTGGAGATGCGCGAGGGCCTGAAGGACGATCGCTACAACCTGCGGATGCCGCCGCCGGTGCCGCTCGTGCCCCGGGCGCGGCGGCTCGACGTGCGCGAGCGGATGCGCTTCGACGGCAAGGTCGAGACGCCGCTGGACCGCGGGTCGGCTACCGCCGCCATCCGTCGATTGGCAAGAGATGGCGTGCAGTCGGTGGCGGTATGCTACCTCCACGCGTACCGCGACGGCCGCCACGAGCGCGAGACACGCGCGCTGGTGGCGAGGCTCCTCCCCGACGCCTACGTGTCGCTCTCCTCCGAGGTTCTCCCGCAGATCAAGGAGTACGAGCGCTTCGGCACCACCGTGGTGAACGCCTATGTGGGCCCCGTGCTCGCCGGCTATCTCGGCCGGCTCGAGCGGCGGCTGGGCGACGCGGGCTATCGGGGCCGCGTCTTGATCATGCAGTCCCATGGCGGCGTGGCCACCATCGCGGACTCCGTGCGGCTCGCGGCGGGCGCGGTGCTCTCGGGCCCGGCCGGCGGCATCGCCGGGAGCGCTCACTGCGCGCGCGTGGTGGGCGAGGGCGATCTGATCACCTTCGACATGGGCGGGACCAGCACCGACATCGCGCTCCTCGAGCGCGGCGAGCCGCATCTGACCGGCGACAAGGCCGTCGGCGGCAACAAGGTGGCCCTGCCCAGCATCGACATCCACACCCTCGGCGCCGGCGGAGGCTCCATCGCGCGCGTCGACGCGGGCGGCATCCTCCACGTGGGGCCCGAGAGCGCGGGCGCCGTGCCCGGCCCCGCCTGCTACGGGGGTGGGGGCGTCGAGGCCACGGTGACCGACGCCAACGTCGTGCTGGGTCTCCTCGATCCCGCCAACTTCCTCGGCGGGCGTACCCGTCTCGACGCCGGCGCGGCCGAGAAGGCGGTCGCGCGCGTCGCGCGCGGGCTCGGCATGAGCCCGGTGGCGGCCGCGGAGGGGATCTGCCGCGTGGTCAACACCAACATGGCGGAGGGGATTCGCCTCGTGTCGGTGCGGCGGGGCGCGGATCCCCGGCGCTTCGCCCTCCTCGCCTTCGGCGGCGCGGCGGGCCTGCACATCACGCAGGTGGCGCGCATGCTCGAGATCAACCGGGTCTTCGTCCCGCGGGTCGCCTCCGTGCTCTCCGCCTGGGGCATGCTCGCCACCGACCTCCGCTACGAGATGGTGCGTACCCACGTGGGCGAGGCGCGCGAGATCGGGACGGTTCGCCTTCGGCGGCGTTTTTCGGAGATGGAGGCGGAGGGACGCAAGCGCCTGGGCGACTTCGCCGGTGAGATCTCCGTGCGCCGGTCGGTGGACATGCGCTACGGCGAGCAGACCTTCGAGATCGGCGTGCCCCTGGACGGCGTCGACATCGATGCGCCCGATCTCATGGAGCAGGTGGTAGCGCGCTTCCACGCCCGGCACGAGGCGCTCTACACCTACAGCGCGCCCGGCCAGGAGGTGGTGCTGGTGAACGCGCGCCTCGCCGTGATCGGGCGCCTGCCCGCCCTGCCTTCGGACGAGGCCCGGCCCCTCCGGCCGCCGGTGACCGCGCCCCGGCTGCGCCGTGCGTACCTCGGGCGCTGGATGGAGGTGCCGGTGCACGACATGGACGCGCTGGCGCCGGGCCAGGAGGTAAAGGGGCCGGCGCTCTTCGAGTCGGCCACCACCACGGTGGTGATTCGCCAGGACGAGCGCGCCGTCGTCAGCCCGGAGGGATGGCTGGACATCGCCATCGGCTAG
- a CDS encoding hydantoinase B/oxoprolinase family protein: MTPDRITVSVIQHRLEAIVQEMGEAMLRTAYSQILNSSRDFSTAVFDGLGRLAAQAEHVPIHVGALPWAVQSVAEYFAGRIRPGDLFLLNDPYHGNNHLPDLTVLLPVFAEGQLVFWSINRAHQHDIGGATHGGYNPGATEIWHEGVRIPPLKLYDAGTLRDDVLETVALNVRHPRDFKGDLNAMIGSTRMGERRILRLIEEYGLPTVLAAVGEVLDGAERQARACIREWKDGVFKGESVLDDDGHGIEDIALRATVTKKGDSLVVDLSDSHDQVIGFVNSSYPNTISAVHMALAYLIDPRTPKNEGTFRPVTVKARQGSVVWPYPPAPVTLATNHCAQEIAEAVIKALAKSCPDRVLAGWSRRFRIAISGVNPRTRRPFIWHLFHARGGGGACAVGDGWETAGEGQAAGGIKFGSVEVAETRFPLFFARHEFRPDSAGDGQHRGGVGSLLTLRVETSAEGRANTAGDGVRHPSYGILGGKDGLPHRYRVVAKGKTRFLKTKEVGVPVLPGATFVVESAGGGGYGDPRRRDTAARARDRENGLVTSKNGRGYSKNGRANSKDAQPPYRGRRSRRPSSKSAAKNRRGGKA; this comes from the coding sequence ATGACACCCGACCGCATCACCGTCTCCGTCATCCAGCACCGGCTCGAGGCCATCGTCCAGGAGATGGGCGAGGCCATGCTCCGTACCGCCTATTCGCAGATCCTGAACTCGAGCCGCGACTTCTCCACCGCGGTCTTCGATGGCCTCGGCCGTCTCGCCGCCCAGGCCGAGCACGTGCCCATCCACGTGGGCGCGCTGCCGTGGGCGGTGCAGTCGGTGGCGGAGTACTTCGCGGGGCGCATCCGTCCCGGAGACCTCTTTCTCCTGAATGACCCGTACCACGGCAACAATCACCTTCCCGATCTCACCGTCTTGCTTCCCGTGTTCGCGGAGGGCCAGCTCGTCTTCTGGTCCATCAACCGCGCGCATCAGCACGACATCGGCGGGGCCACCCACGGCGGCTACAACCCGGGCGCCACCGAGATCTGGCACGAGGGCGTGCGCATTCCTCCGCTGAAGCTCTACGACGCGGGGACGCTGCGGGACGACGTGCTGGAGACGGTCGCCCTCAACGTGCGCCACCCGCGCGACTTCAAGGGCGACCTCAACGCCATGATCGGCTCCACGCGGATGGGCGAGCGGCGCATCCTGCGCCTGATCGAGGAGTATGGGCTTCCCACCGTGCTTGCCGCGGTCGGCGAGGTGCTGGACGGGGCGGAGCGTCAGGCCCGCGCCTGCATCCGCGAATGGAAGGACGGCGTGTTCAAGGGTGAGTCGGTGCTCGACGACGATGGCCACGGGATCGAGGACATCGCCCTCCGCGCCACCGTCACCAAGAAGGGCGACTCGCTGGTGGTCGATCTGAGCGACAGTCACGACCAGGTGATTGGCTTCGTGAACTCGTCCTACCCCAACACCATCTCCGCCGTGCACATGGCGCTCGCGTACCTCATCGACCCGCGCACGCCGAAGAACGAGGGCACGTTCCGGCCGGTGACGGTCAAGGCGCGACAGGGCTCCGTGGTGTGGCCGTACCCCCCCGCCCCGGTCACCCTGGCCACCAACCACTGCGCGCAGGAGATCGCGGAGGCCGTGATCAAGGCGCTGGCCAAGAGCTGCCCCGACCGCGTCCTCGCGGGCTGGTCGCGGCGCTTCCGCATCGCCATCTCCGGGGTGAACCCGCGGACGCGGCGGCCCTTCATCTGGCACCTCTTCCACGCGCGGGGCGGCGGTGGCGCCTGCGCGGTGGGCGATGGCTGGGAGACCGCGGGCGAGGGCCAGGCCGCGGGCGGGATCAAGTTCGGCAGCGTCGAGGTGGCCGAGACGCGCTTCCCGCTCTTCTTCGCGCGGCATGAGTTCCGGCCGGACTCGGCGGGCGATGGACAGCACCGCGGCGGCGTGGGCTCCCTCCTCACCCTGCGCGTCGAGACCAGTGCCGAGGGCCGCGCGAACACCGCCGGCGACGGGGTGCGGCACCCATCGTACGGGATCCTCGGCGGCAAGGACGGCCTGCCCCATCGCTATCGGGTGGTCGCGAAGGGCAAGACGCGCTTCCTCAAGACCAAGGAGGTCGGGGTGCCGGTGCTGCCGGGCGCCACGTTTGTCGTGGAGTCCGCGGGCGGGGGCGGCTATGGCGATCCTCGTCGTCGCGACACCGCCGCCCGCGCCCGCGACCGAGAGAACGGGCTCGTGACCTCCAAGAACGGGCGCGGCTACTCCAAGAACGGGCGCGCCAACTCCAAAGATGCGCAGCCTCCATACAGAGGTCGCCGCTCGCGGCGACCGTCGAGCAAATCAGCCGCGAAGAATCGACGTGGAGGGAAAGCCTGA
- a CDS encoding twin-arginine translocation signal domain-containing protein, which translates to MSQSRREFLKTSAVGAGAAAGSLAFPMVSRAQQKKLTVWWNRGYYKEEDEAMLKIAEDFRKAKNVDLDISFTIQEDLLKKIISAMTARRCPDVAFCFYNDWEVIPKYAWEGKLVETTDLINELKPRYIEKFLPVANVYDNVAKKRAYYGVPIECQTMHIHYWKDLVKEAGLNDDPAKIPMDWNGYWDFWKKAQDNLRKKDPAKYGKVYGLGVTESSSASDTIYNFEMALLSFGGTVFSEDGKVVADDPKNREAIVKTLKFFAEMFNSGYVPPDTLNWSDGDNNANFHSKSIVMTPNPSVSIPAHHFFNNPDNYFNKSATIEWPDGPDGRKPTYMVAVKTIIIPKDSTNKDVPLAKEFIKFVLEPQRFTEYIKGANGRWFPAFKDVASDPFFSKGQAGKGGAVDPHLPTVTKIYLERPTRVFEHYKNPANSQIYAENVWGKAMARTNVDKWTPEKAADEAIGRVKTIVAQWR; encoded by the coding sequence ATGTCCCAGAGTCGCCGCGAGTTCCTCAAGACTTCGGCCGTCGGCGCCGGCGCCGCCGCGGGCTCCCTCGCGTTTCCCATGGTGTCGCGCGCCCAGCAGAAAAAGCTCACGGTGTGGTGGAACCGGGGTTACTACAAGGAAGAGGACGAGGCGATGCTCAAGATCGCCGAGGACTTCCGCAAGGCGAAGAACGTCGACCTCGACATCTCGTTCACCATCCAGGAAGACCTCCTGAAGAAAATCATCAGCGCGATGACGGCGCGCCGCTGCCCCGACGTGGCCTTCTGCTTCTACAATGACTGGGAGGTCATCCCGAAGTACGCGTGGGAAGGCAAGCTCGTCGAGACCACCGACCTCATCAACGAGCTCAAGCCGCGCTACATCGAGAAGTTCCTGCCGGTGGCCAACGTGTACGACAACGTGGCCAAGAAGCGCGCGTACTACGGCGTCCCCATCGAGTGCCAGACCATGCACATCCACTACTGGAAGGATCTCGTGAAGGAGGCGGGGCTGAACGACGACCCCGCCAAGATCCCCATGGACTGGAACGGCTACTGGGACTTCTGGAAGAAGGCGCAGGACAACCTCCGCAAGAAGGATCCCGCGAAGTACGGGAAGGTGTACGGCCTCGGCGTCACCGAGTCCTCCAGCGCCTCCGACACCATCTACAACTTCGAGATGGCGCTGCTCTCGTTCGGGGGCACGGTGTTCTCGGAGGACGGCAAGGTGGTCGCCGACGACCCGAAGAACCGCGAGGCCATCGTGAAGACGCTCAAGTTCTTCGCCGAAATGTTCAACTCCGGCTACGTGCCGCCGGACACCCTGAACTGGTCGGACGGGGACAACAACGCCAACTTCCACTCCAAGTCCATCGTGATGACGCCGAACCCGTCCGTCTCGATCCCGGCGCATCACTTCTTCAACAACCCCGACAACTACTTCAACAAGTCGGCGACGATCGAGTGGCCGGACGGGCCGGACGGCCGGAAGCCCACCTACATGGTGGCGGTGAAGACCATCATCATTCCCAAGGACTCCACCAACAAGGACGTGCCGCTCGCCAAGGAGTTCATCAAGTTCGTACTGGAGCCCCAGCGCTTCACCGAGTACATCAAGGGCGCCAACGGCCGCTGGTTCCCCGCCTTCAAGGACGTCGCCTCCGACCCCTTCTTCTCCAAGGGCCAGGCGGGCAAGGGGGGCGCGGTGGATCCGCACCTGCCCACCGTGACCAAGATCTATCTCGAGCGGCCCACCCGGGTCTTCGAGCACTACAAGAATCCGGCGAACTCGCAGATCTACGCGGAGAACGTCTGGGGCAAGGCTATGGCGCGCACCAACGTCGACAAGTGGACCCCGGAGAAAGCGGCCGACGAGGCGATCGGCCGGGTCAAGACCATCGTCGCCCAGTGGCGGTAG
- a CDS encoding sugar ABC transporter permease, whose translation MANGLASAKTPGMFSRGVTAAAGVLSPRSHNLQGLLFSLPLILLFLAFVVYPLYFEVTQALDRYTYEVLFNDPIYVQTVINTLVYVGVAVNVKLFLALLLSGLLESDGRATRFLSAIFLLPWAIPVLPGILSVRWMMSSQWGILNLISEDLGLGTHHWLASRWTAIGALILFHIWKYLPFWTVIILAARRGIPRQLYEAASIDGAGVFQTFRHISFPLLAGIYLICSLLSMVFTLGDFTNVQLMTGGAPGDSTHVLATLAYRYTFRLGKIDWGVGVFATALPVTLLFIFILIKKIK comes from the coding sequence GTGGCTAACGGCCTGGCGTCCGCCAAGACTCCGGGCATGTTCTCGCGGGGCGTGACCGCGGCGGCCGGTGTCCTGTCGCCGCGGTCACACAACCTCCAGGGGCTCCTCTTCTCGCTGCCCCTGATCCTGCTGTTCCTCGCCTTCGTGGTCTATCCGCTCTACTTCGAGGTCACCCAGGCGCTCGATCGGTACACCTACGAGGTCCTGTTCAACGACCCGATCTACGTGCAGACGGTGATCAACACCCTCGTGTACGTAGGGGTGGCGGTGAACGTGAAGCTCTTCCTCGCCCTGCTCCTCTCCGGGCTTCTCGAGTCCGATGGGCGTGCCACCCGTTTCCTGTCCGCGATCTTCCTCCTCCCGTGGGCGATCCCCGTGCTCCCCGGCATCCTGTCGGTGCGGTGGATGATGTCCTCCCAGTGGGGCATCCTGAATCTCATCAGCGAGGACCTGGGCTTGGGCACCCATCACTGGCTCGCCTCGCGCTGGACGGCGATCGGCGCCCTCATCCTCTTCCACATCTGGAAGTACCTGCCGTTCTGGACCGTGATCATCCTCGCCGCCCGCCGCGGCATCCCGCGGCAGCTCTACGAGGCGGCCTCCATCGACGGGGCGGGCGTGTTCCAGACCTTCCGCCACATCTCGTTCCCGCTGCTCGCCGGCATCTACCTCATCTGCTCCTTGCTTTCGATGGTGTTCACCCTGGGCGACTTCACCAATGTCCAGCTGATGACGGGGGGAGCGCCGGGCGACTCCACCCACGTACTGGCCACCCTGGCCTACCGGTACACGTTCCGCCTCGGCAAGATCGACTGGGGCGTGGGCGTCTTCGCCACCGCGCTCCCCGTAACCCTCCTCTTCATCTTCATCCTCATAAAGAAGATCAAGTGA